The sequence GTGTTACACCTCAAAAAGGGTGATCAATCATCTTTTCGTTTGAAAATGCATTTATATCTCCGACATTACCTGCATATCTCTGGCTACTGCGGTTGCTATACAAGAGTTTCTGTAACATCGTTTTCTCCATATGCAGTGTTTCTGGAGGGCATTTTGAATATACCATTCTTTAACGCAGGATGGCCATTGTGAGTTGTCATGGTACTGTGTGGATGTACGCTCAGTTTGGCTATCATGTTTAGTAATGTAATGTATTAACTACCGTACAGTTGGAAATTTTTGTGATatgcaaaatttcgcgtttttcgagggaaGACGGTTAACGTGAACATTAAGACTGGGATAAATTCCCTCACACTGGTATTTcgcatgcaaagctattgatgggtgtggtttcctggcattgaaatgcgaatattagaacccacaaaCATTCTGCTGAGGACTTTGGAGCCAAATAACAAAAAGTTGCACCTGCAAatatttcccgctatacggtatatactccacatgtacatgtatgcattaaCTGCATGTGTGAGATTTGTGAAATGTGCAAGAGTAACCTTGTAGAGGGCcagtagttacatgtacatgtacaacatatATACTATGTGTGGATGTTAATGGTTAATGATGTGGTAGAATTCCTTCCATTTCCTGCATTGAAGAATTCCCATGTTTTCTTTTGGCTAATTGAGACCACGTGCACCAACTGATTAGTTCACAGCCATGTGCACACTCCCCTCCAGCTACTCCACATATGGTGCTCTTGGTGTAGTGGTGGGTCACGAGCTCACACACGGCTTCGGTGACCAGGGTAAGTTATCAACCCCCATATATGTAAAGTACGTTGTATGTCTCAACCTGAAAtgttctatatatagctaagtaTATTGCACAAAATGGTCTACTTGTGTTCCCAGAAACTCCTTAGTGCCCTGCTGTTTCCTTATTGTATTACCTGTACGCTTGTTTTTTATCGTCAACTAACTAAGTCTCCCCCCCTTCCAGGTCAGTGTTATGATAAGGATGGTATTCTGGAGCCATGGTGGAGCAGTGACTCAGTGAAGGCATTCGACCAGAGGAAGGAGTGCTTTGTTGAGCAGTACTCAAAGTACGAGGTGTTTGGATATCAAGTGAGAGCCGTTGATGTTATTGATGGTTTGGTTTCACTGTTGCAAGCATCTGTTATGTTTTCAATATTGCAGTGCGTGTAAGTAAACGATACAACTATATATAACATGTGctgtacacacaaacaaaaaGCGAATGTGTATCTAAGAGtaaccctgcatgcatgtttatcTTTCTAAATTGAAGCTGTAGAATGTGATAAGATCACTTGAAACTTTCTTTTCTAAGGCACACCGTATGGTACTACTCACATATCAGAGAATCCAGCAAATGTTGCTGGTTTTATTGCATTGCTAGCGAAAAACCTTTGGGAATAAGCCAAATCAGAATAGAAATTGTGATCTAACTTTGCGATCTAGCAAGgatcgtgatgtcatacaagtactGTATACACGTAGGTTTTGTGAAGCCATTAATTAGTACTTGCAAAGTTCACATACGGTGGTTGCAAAACATTATTATAGCAGTACGGTACGTATGCAACTTTTATATTCATTGAGGTATATTATGTGTTTTCAGATCAATGGCAGTTTGACTCTAGGAGAGAACATTGCTGACAATGGAGGAATCAAGTCTGCCTTTCAGGTGAGTAGGTCCTATCATTGTCAGCAGCTGATGTATGGCTTTGAAGAACTGGATGTATTTACTTTTACAGTCCACTAATCTGtataaccctttcccggcctATCGCAAGGAACCTGGAAAAGTTTcgtcactttagtttgcattTGTAGGTCAGCCCAACCCACTAAACTAGCTTGATTTTATCGCTgcccccaatgaagtggcCATTGCTTAGAGATGGACGTGGGTCAATGGTTGTGCTCACTAACCAgtcgattttatgccttgctgctgcctcgatggaagtatgtgcgGTCTTTAAAAGTTGCACCTGTTCAACTAAGCTTtttagcaagcatgtagactattgtagtgcATGTGTCAACTTGTGtagcctgtgtacacaaatggcttgctgcttcgTCTTTGAAAATATTTTATGGCTCTAACTAGTCCAGAaggtctaccaatggatactactcagtcctacatgctgtatagctggtCTAAACCtttttaagtgtcctaattgaatAGCTCAGCAAAAattcaaaggataatcgcattcatgacactgtccaatctaccacagaatccaatatcaacatTGTAGTTTACAGTAAAGGTAACTAGACAATAAAACCCACAGATTTAAGATTTAATCAAGATCACAGGCATGGTTTAAAACGTAACTGTGCATAAGCCCTTTACCCACAATTCTGTTTTCCTCTAGGCGCACAAAGATGTGGTTGCAAAGAACCAGCTCAAGGAACAGTCTCTACCTGGGCTCACCAAGTACACCCCAGAGCAGATGCTGTTCATTAATTTCGGTCAGGtgagacagagacagctatgcataccataattatagacaggTGTTGAATTATAAGTGACCATAAGGATTAAGTACTTCCTTGTTGTGGGTAAATTGAATGATATGCTAGCTATGTTCTCTATGTCAACGAACATCGATctggtcataattatgctatcaCCATGCAAGTTTGTTTGCGCTAACCCTAACTATCCAACCCTTGCTGACATATACACACAGGTGTGGTGCTCACTGTTCACTCCAGAGGCTGTCAGTGTCTCTACTAAAGTGGACCCACACAGTCCAGGGCCATACAGGTGAGTCACTCAGCCTTTAAGTGTAATTGGTCCCCCCCTAGCCATAAGATCATAACATGGACTCCTATGGGGAACAAATTCTGTCACTATAGATACTGCCTTTGTTcatgttttgtacacaaactgttcatttgtaACCTGGGTGCCTGGTACTTATATCATGTGGGGTTTCACTGCATAAACGTTTAGGGTCATTcactgtttgtgtgtatagtaaTACCTATATCTATTTTCAATGTGCTAAGCTAactgtgccccccccccctctcagaGTGATTGGTTCGCTGGTGAATAGTCCGGAGTTTGCCAGTGCCTTCAATTGCCCTACTGACTCTCCCATGAACCCCATGGATAAGTGCCTCATGTGGTAACACTCACTATCCTCCCATTACAAACTATTGTTTTTATTTGTGCTCAGTTTTGCTTTAGAGCAGTTTTGATTTTAAAGCATCATTCCACTACTTGTTGGTGTTTCTGTGTGTAAATGATTCTTTCAGAATAAAGTGAAGTGAAACTAGAGATACTGTTATTATGATAatagcagctatatatagtagttttgcacacaaattaatgtaaaCTGATAAAATTGAGTGAAGTTTCTGTTAGTCTCTTGTCACAATATTTACTCGAGGGTGACGTTTAACTCAATGCAGGCTAGCTCCAGCCCATTCTGATCTGTAGCTTTCACATGACCCTCGTATTTTCCCTACATAGCACAGAACAGACAGAACAAAGGAGCTCAGCGCTATAGCTAGtggttgatataattatgtaaatgtATGACACCCTAGGGTATTATCATTGCATGCTTATTAgataaatgcatgcatgcccggCCTAGCTATAGGTATATGCACCACAAAATATATGAATGGCCAACAAATATATATCTGAAAGGACACATATGtatacatacacgtacacaggtaTGTTATATATAGCTTATACCTTAGGAGCCTCTTTAGGTATCTTGGTTGGCACGGAGACATGCACCACCCCCTTTGATAGTGGACAGGCATGGTCGATCTTCTTAGTGAGGTCACATAAGTCATAGCTCATTGTGTAGGGGAGAAATCCTCCATATATCAGATTGATTTCTACCTTTCCACTCGAGATCACTTCGTCTGAACAGGGAACATTTTATTTCAAATAGTACAATTTaactattataatacatgccAACGCTTAGAATGGTTATTCATGATAGATAGTAATCGAACACATTGTTATAAAGAAATAGAGAGTCAATGCTCGTGATCACCTGTAGAAAGATAAGCGGAGATGTTGACAGGTTTGCCTCTGACTGGAGGGTCGGGAACGATGGAAGCGTTGAGAATCTTGCCATGATCACCAGGCTTGCCTGCAAGCAACACATTACTAGCATGTGCTATTAAACCATGCTACATCAATCTACAACTCACTGCAATCTTTCCAGATGTCACCAAGTGTGTTTAGAGCCCTCCACTCTCCAAGATCCTTTATAGACCTTCCCTCCACACAGCACAGGCCTGCAATTGCCGTCAGTATAAGCAGTTCCCGAAGCATCTTGATTTTGGTTGCATACGTGCCACTAGCACCTTAATTGTTTGTGGTTTAGTTTTTATAACCACATACCTGAACATCGCCCACGCATCTAGATCAAAAAGTGGGCAGAGCTACAAAGCTTACAAGAAATCAACAGAACAAGGTAAGCTTTAATACACTCACTGGTACTCACTCACACATTGTAACACCGATAATTGTATTCTAGCCCACTCAAAAAAGGCATTTCCTCCTCTCCTGACTCCCTCAATTAGCCATGGCTAGTGCTGTAGCAGGCTCCAGGTTCAAGACCTCCCCCGTCACCAAACGTGTGGCCATCAAAGCCTTCGTGGAGACCAACAAGCTCTCGTTCAAGAAAGGGCGTGGATTCTACCAACTCAGCAAGCCGGAGGTTGTACAGGACTACAAAGAGATCATCATTCGCAGGAAGTCAGATGGTGCTCTAATTACGGGAGAAAATGTTCGGGGAGAGCTGGAGATCCCCAAGTCGTCTAAGAAGCTCACACTTAATCAGGACGAGCTGCCTGACTTTGATGTGTTCGTGCAGTCCACCTCTGTAAACAGGGTGCTGCTCCCAGGCACTGACTTCCTGTACGAGGTCGAAGATGAGCCCGCTAAGGTAAGAGAGGTGGGGTGCATGTTTATCCTTTGCTTTTCAATTACTATCGTTGAACTGATTAAAGCACCATTTAAAGCACCACTTGGGCATTTTGCCTATAAATTAtttcatgtagatctacatttAGTATTTTGTTCATAGTCtcacatgtgtacatgtaattaattttggtgGCGCCTTAATTCATAAAttcagtgtatgcatgtaccttGTTTGCCATCAACCTGGGCTTTCAGAGCTCTTTGTTCAATGTGCCATTTGATATCACCAATCAAGCACTCACCATCTACAATTGTTCAGCAGAAGAAAGGTAATTATATCCATGATATCCACTCATATTCAATATTTAATATACCGGCAATAATCATACCGTATTCTActgagattacgcccaccggCGGTTCATGATTAATTATATTCAATAGGCGATCCCTCCCACTAAGCCTGTCACTGGTAAGAAGGCCCCAGCCAGAGGAGCCAAACGAAAGGCAGCTGCTGCAGAGCCATCTGAAGAACCTCCCACTAAAAAAGCACCTGCACGAGCAACAAGAAGTAAAGCTAAAGTTGAAGAGCCAGCTCCGAAAAAGGCACCAGCTCCGAAAAAGACACCAGCTCGAGGCAGTAAAAAGACCGAGTCAACTGCTGCAGCTGCAGCTGCACCAGCGAGGGGAACTAAGAGGAAGGCACCTGCTGACTCCCCTGAGGCGAGTCCAGAGAAAAAGGCTAAAGGTGAGCAGGGGAACTTGCTAACTTCATGGTTGCTGTATATAAATTAAAGTATGCACATGTAACAGTATTGCCATTAAGGGAACACAAATAATTACCCACAGGCAGCCTACCCAGCCCATCCAAAAAGGGAGGTGCCTCCACGGCAGCTGTCCTCCCTCCCCCCGGTGGCCCGGTGGAGATTGTAATCTCCTTTGACACAACAGGCTCAATGTACCCCTGCCTAACACAGGTGATATCAATAATTCATGATCACTTACTAAGTAACTCTTGTACAAATTACTAGTCATAATTATCTTCAATGAAACACGCATTCCTACAGAGTCTTAATCATGCAGGCATTTCCTCGTAGTGCACATTATTTTACTAGATACAGTAGTAACTGTATTCACAGCACTGTACATACtgttacacatgcatgtatactgcgCCTTTATATAGGTTCGTCGCAAAGTGTCTGAGACTGTGAAGCGTCTCCAGAAGGAGATCCCAGGCATTAGAATAGCCATCATTGCACATGGAGACTACTGTGACTCTGACGTCTACGTCACTAAGATTCTTGACTTCACCACTGACGAGAAGAAACTGTGCTCTTTTGTAGAGAACGTTGCATCCACAGGTAAGTTTATCTGCACACTAAAAATTGCTGGAGGGAGCTATATACATATTATACTTGTACAATGTAGTaattaggtaaagatcattatcTAAATTAGCACTTAACAGCAATAATAAATTAGGTAAAGATCCTTAGTTTATAAACACAGCACTTGACACACTAAACTGCATTCACTGATAGTTGACCTCTCCCGAATGCAATGTATATGTAATAGCAATCCTTGATGATTTAAATGTTCATAAAGGTATAATACCAAAATGAACAATAAAAAGAACACAACTGTACAACATAGTACATAATTTGAAGCactgatatataattatgttcatgtgTCTGTACTTCAGTAGTGATATTCATGATTCATGAGTGAAATGGACCATTCTGTGTCTTTGTGCTTTCAGTCAATGATTCGGGATTTAGAGTTCTGATCCGACTCCTTGCTTGACAGCACTTATCTGTCATTGTGGCATGGATGTCCTTAGAGTGTACAGAGCTATCGTATTGTAGACagaaaactgtgtgtgtgtgtgtgtgtgtgcgtgcgtgcgtgtgtgtgtgtgtgtgtgtgtgcatgtgttcatgTGGTGCGTGTGGATGCGCGCGCGCGCGCACGTGTGTGTACACGCGTGTGCGGTGTATGTTTTttggtagatctacatgtagatctatagtctATTTCCTGATCGAATTATGAAAGCATTGTGGTACATAATGATATTATAGaccgtgtgtgtgcgtgcgcggtgtgtggtgtgtgcaataTAATGAAGCTCCCATGATCATTTATAAATGTTCTGTGTAAACATAATAGGGAGACATTATACAAAACCTTCAGTATGCTAATGCCATGTTGGTGGTCAGTGATGCATGAGAAAAACATGTGGTTCTTTTAATGCTGACATGAGATTTACTGTTTTCTGTCTCCAGAATAATAGCCAACATGGGTAGCGTCTGACATTAACATGTGGTACTAcaatatgcacatgtacacgacaagatttatacatgtagctatcatAGTAGTGTGTGACAGTAACATGTGGTATTACaatgtgcacatgtacacgACATGTATTCAACATGCATTGATAACATTCCGAGCGTGTGTTCTAAACAATGTGTTCAAATTGACATGATCTTGTTAAAACCTTCTATGGAAACTGCAGttatgtacagtcatgtgtaTTCAATTGCCGTGTTTGCTCAGCTAAAAGGTACATTGAGAATCAAGAGCATATAATCTTGTTGTtgaatttaattaattatgtttaaTCAAATGTAGGTAACATTTGATATACAAGCTGTTGCCTTGATGCTTAATCTAATTACGAAGCCTAAGGCCAATTTAGGCATAAACCATAGCTACAACAAGTTGCTTAATCAACAGTACATTTGTCGTCTCTAATTACATTAACATATATCCAATGGTACTGCGGTGAATATTATCCAAAGCTCAACACTTGGCAAAAAGCACTAATTTTCTTCCTTCAACTATGCATGTGCTACACGCCTTCATACCACTGCGGTCAGACTACTGAATTGAGTATCACAGCCAAACAAGCAACAGAAAACACCCTACATTCCTTGAGGCTatttgttacatgtacatgaggaCAGGTCACGTTGCTATACAGGCCTGCCCAAAGGGCATCCCATGTCTGAATGAAGTAGCTATTCGCTGAATACACCCTCGATTTCTGAATAGAATAAGCTTTGTTCTCTCTAATGCACTAATCCGATTAAAGATAGTTGTTGTCGAATTCAGTGATTTTAGGGCGTAATTTTCCAGGTACATGCATTCCCAAGTTTTAGATATCGTTATATATAGATACATCTTTTGTAGAAAAATTACGATTTTGGAGTGCTGAGATCACGGTACATGCCATGCTTACAGAACATCCAATTTGAGCCAAAACGTTACAATAACACAGCATACCAATGTTGATAATTCCGATAATTCAACACACCTTCTATTGCCTTGATTATTTTCGGGTCCAGTTGCTGGTATTGAAACTTACTCCGTGGAGTTAGAGTGGACTTAGCCAGTGTGTCCTTATCCCAGAATACATCCATAAGTTTTCTAGCTAGTTGTGTGCCCGACCGTGCATCTTTCCTTGCCTCCATGAGGGACTGAGTGAGGACGAACACACCAGAACCACTTACAAGCTCGGAGAGCTCATTTCCGTTTGCAACCTGTGAGCAGACAAACAGCTGAATATTTAAGGCAGTTTGGTTGCATGGTGGAATGTATGCAATGACAAAGGGGCCGGTTCTAGTCTAAgcacactgacacacacacaagcacagctGCACACTTCACATgtgtggtgtacatgtacaagtacacCTGTCTATAGTAAATAGTGATACTGTAACAGTTTGTTACATCTGACCTTACAGCCTCGTTACCAGCCAGACCGTGATATTTAATTAACGTCTGACGCTATAGGCCCAAAAATTGTTTATGTTTCTAGAAAGAAAAGGTTTTTGACAAATATAGAGAGTTTGTAAATAGGCCAATTAGCATGGTCCTAAAAGGGACCTCCTAGCAAGAACAATAGGCTGCATTTCACACTTCTGGCTAGACTATTTAATCAAAGGCTCAGAGCCAAATACTGATTAATGGCAGCTAGGCTCTACACACAGACTTAACATACAGACTGATTCTCCATTGGGGGCGTGTGTAGTGGGGCAGGTGATTGTTTGTCCAGTGACTTCCGTCCTCGAGCGTTTGTGGTCTGAGGTTCAACAGGGAAGGGGGTCTCTGGGTGATGTGTGGGGAGGTGAAGAGGAAGGCGGGTTCTCTCTTGCTGTAGGGGGGAAGATGTGTGGGGGCAAGTTGGTAAGTTGCAATACTTCCACCTCAATGGCTTccttgttacatgtacatgtacacatgtgtgtacatttgTACAAACTGAAGCTTATACAGGTACTAAGGACAACCACAATTCTAATTTCAGCTTTACATTGAACTGACTAATTA comes from Halichondria panicea chromosome 3, odHalPani1.1, whole genome shotgun sequence and encodes:
- the LOC135333789 gene encoding putative phosphatidylglycerol/phosphatidylinositol transfer protein 2, coding for MLRELLILTAIAGLCCVEGRSIKDLGEWRALNTLGDIWKDCSKPGDHGKILNASIVPDPPVRGKPVNISAYLSTDEVISSGKVEINLIYGGFLPYTMSYDLCDLTKKIDHACPLSKGVVHVSVPTKIPKEAPKGKYEGHVKATDQNGLELACIELNVTLE
- the LOC135333706 gene encoding uncharacterized protein LOC135333706 gives rise to the protein MASAVAGSRFKTSPVTKRVAIKAFVETNKLSFKKGRGFYQLSKPEVVQDYKEIIIRRKSDGALITGENVRGELEIPKSSKKLTLNQDELPDFDVFVQSTSVNRVLLPGTDFLYEVEDEPAKAIPPTKPVTGKKAPARGAKRKAAAAEPSEEPPTKKAPARATRSKAKVEEPAPKKAPAPKKTPARGSKKTESTAAAAAAPARGTKRKAPADSPEASPEKKAKGSLPSPSKKGGASTAAVLPPPGGPVEIVISFDTTGSMYPCLTQVRRKVSETVKRLQKEIPGIRIAIIAHGDYCDSDVYVTKILDFTTDEKKLCSFVENVASTGGGDWEECYELVIYEARTELSWTPGTQKSLVMIGDAIPHPPSYSMNTLKLDWKKEAKKLKDELGCRIYSVQALNNSMSTSFYRELASLTNGYHLHLDQFASIVQFIMAICFREQGMEQLQAYEDETRSKGSGVNRSLHKLFDTLAGRETAFTGGESSDGLTPVHSGRFQVLDVDERQDIKSFVQKNSLVFKTGRGFYEFTKAEKISDKKEVVLIDKVTGDTFTGPEACNVIGAGGASRIKPTCLDKWRVFVQSTSYNRVLMPNTGFLYEVDPEH